In a genomic window of Lepisosteus oculatus isolate fLepOcu1 chromosome 5, fLepOcu1.hap2, whole genome shotgun sequence:
- the LOC102692878 gene encoding acidic mammalian chitinase isoform X1, with translation MHAITVLAAVILLASVALCSQYKLVCYVSSWAQDRPGDTRFTPDRADPFLCTHIIFAFADVDENYSMTALGPGNEPQYRSLDALKERNPALKTLLAVGGWDSNNNWFTKMTGKHSRRAAFVDSVPGFLRSNGFDGLDVVWQNPGVFRGKHSGKKHFTYLLKELRAAFEEEALVSGEDKLLLSAAVSGLEEYARAAYNSHTFPQYVDFISLMTYDFHGPWQGMTGHISPLYSRPHDSEDQYLSIDHAVKYWLSQGVEARKLILGFPAYSRTFRLTDRGRRGVGVPAEEGQAGKYTKTPGFMAAYEVCQFIMRGALVKWDRKQKVPYALKGNQWVAFDNGHSLRKKTKWLRHLGLGGAMVWSLDLDDFTGSFCDYGTFPFIRLLKKSLLSRHLHTPCPEQEQVK, from the exons ATGCACGCCATTACAG TTTTGGCGGCAgtgatcctcctggcttctgtGG CTCTGTGTTCTCAGTACAAGCTGGTGTGCTATGTGAGCAGCTGGGCGCAGGACCGTCCTGGCGATACGCGGTTCACTCCGGACAGAGCCGACCCATTCCTGTGCACGCACATCATCTTCGCCTTCGCCGATGTTGACGAAAACTATAGCATGACAGCGCTGGGGCCTGGCAACGAGCCCCAGTACCGCTCCTTAGACGCACTCAAGGAACG GAACCCAGCTCTAAAAACGCTGCTAGCTGTGGGAGGCTGGGACTCAAACAACAACTG GTTTACAAAGATGACTGGGAAACACTCTCGCCGAGCTGCATTTGTGGATTCTGTCCCAGGGTTCCTGAGATCCAATGGGTTTGATGGCCTGGATGTGGTGTGGCAGAATCCAGGTGTTTTTAGAGGAAAACACAGTGGTAAAAAACACTTCACATATTTGTTAAAG GAGTTGAGAGCTGCTTTTGAAGAAGAGGCACTGGTTTCTGGGGAAGACAAGCTGCTTCTCTCTGCTGCTGTCTCTGGCCTTGAGGAGTACGCCAGAGCTGCATACAACTCGCACACCTTTCCACA GTATGTTGACTTCATTAGCCTAATGACATATGACTTCCATGGGCCATGGCAAGGGATGACCGGCCATATCAGTCCCCTCTACAGCCGCCCTCATGACTCTGAGGACCAGTATCTCAGCATT GACCATGCGGTCAAATACTGGCTGTCCCAAGGAGTGGAAGCAAGGAAGCTGATCCTGGGTTTTCCTGCTTACTCCCGTACGTTCCGCCTCACAGACAGAGGAAGGCGAGGTGTGGGTGTCCCCGCAGAGGAGGGTCAGGCTGGGAAATATACCAAAACGCCTGGATTCATGGCTGCCTATGAG GTGTGCCAGTTCATCATGCGTGGTGCCCTTGTGAAATGGGACAGAAAGCAGAAGGTTCCCTATGCACTAAAAGGCAACCAGTGGGTTGCGTTTGATAACGGACACAGCCTGAGGAAGAAG ACAAAGTGGCTGAGACACCTGGGGCTCGGGGGTGCCATGGTGTGGTCTCTGGACCTAGATGACTTCACTGGCTCTTTTTGTGACTACGGCACCTTCCCTTTCATCAGGCTGCTGAAGAAATCCCTGCTGTCCAGGCATCTGCACACCCCTTGTCCTGAGCAGGAGCAGGTCAAATGA
- the LOC102692878 gene encoding acidic mammalian chitinase isoform X2 yields the protein MHAITVLAAVILLASVALCSQYKLVCYVSSWAQDRPGDTRFTPDRADPFLCTHIIFAFADVDENYSMTALGPGNEPQYRSLDALKERNPALKTLLAVGGWDSNNNWFTKMTGKHSRRAAFVDSVPGFLRSNGFDGLDVVWQNPGVFRGKHSGKKHFTYLLKELRAAFEEEALVSGEDKLLLSAAVSGLEEYARAAYNSHTFPQYVDFISLMTYDFHGPWQGMTGHISPLYSRPHDSEDQYLSIDHAVKYWLSQGVEARKLILGFPAYSRTFRLTDRGRRGVGVPAEEGQAGKYTKTPGFMAAYEVCQFIMRGALVKWDRKQKVPYALKGNQWVAFDNGHSLRKKAVDLKMAGL from the exons ATGCACGCCATTACAG TTTTGGCGGCAgtgatcctcctggcttctgtGG CTCTGTGTTCTCAGTACAAGCTGGTGTGCTATGTGAGCAGCTGGGCGCAGGACCGTCCTGGCGATACGCGGTTCACTCCGGACAGAGCCGACCCATTCCTGTGCACGCACATCATCTTCGCCTTCGCCGATGTTGACGAAAACTATAGCATGACAGCGCTGGGGCCTGGCAACGAGCCCCAGTACCGCTCCTTAGACGCACTCAAGGAACG GAACCCAGCTCTAAAAACGCTGCTAGCTGTGGGAGGCTGGGACTCAAACAACAACTG GTTTACAAAGATGACTGGGAAACACTCTCGCCGAGCTGCATTTGTGGATTCTGTCCCAGGGTTCCTGAGATCCAATGGGTTTGATGGCCTGGATGTGGTGTGGCAGAATCCAGGTGTTTTTAGAGGAAAACACAGTGGTAAAAAACACTTCACATATTTGTTAAAG GAGTTGAGAGCTGCTTTTGAAGAAGAGGCACTGGTTTCTGGGGAAGACAAGCTGCTTCTCTCTGCTGCTGTCTCTGGCCTTGAGGAGTACGCCAGAGCTGCATACAACTCGCACACCTTTCCACA GTATGTTGACTTCATTAGCCTAATGACATATGACTTCCATGGGCCATGGCAAGGGATGACCGGCCATATCAGTCCCCTCTACAGCCGCCCTCATGACTCTGAGGACCAGTATCTCAGCATT GACCATGCGGTCAAATACTGGCTGTCCCAAGGAGTGGAAGCAAGGAAGCTGATCCTGGGTTTTCCTGCTTACTCCCGTACGTTCCGCCTCACAGACAGAGGAAGGCGAGGTGTGGGTGTCCCCGCAGAGGAGGGTCAGGCTGGGAAATATACCAAAACGCCTGGATTCATGGCTGCCTATGAG GTGTGCCAGTTCATCATGCGTGGTGCCCTTGTGAAATGGGACAGAAAGCAGAAGGTTCCCTATGCACTAAAAGGCAACCAGTGGGTTGCGTTTGATAACGGACACAGCCTGAGGAAGAAG GCTGTCGATTTGAAAATGGCGGGACTCTGA